The genomic segment ATGACTTCCTCATTTTTAGATTCATCACCAAGGACAAACATTCCATCTTTATAATGATCCCAGTGACCAGACATTTTATATAAATCGCTCTTAGCCATAAGAGGAGTCTTAGTTAAAACATAACCTCTTTTTTCTTCCTCATCTTCAACAAAACGTTGTAATAATTGGATTACCCTTGCGCCATTAGGCATAAGTAGAGGCAAACCTTGACCTATAACATCTGATGTTGTAAAGAATTTTAGTTCACGGCCAAGCTTGTTATGGTCTCTTTTTTTAGCATCTTCCATCTTCTCTATATGAGCATCTAAATCGGATTTTTTAGTGAAGGCAGTTCCGTATATACGGCTAAGCATCTTGTTTTTCTCGTTACCTCTCCAGTAAGCTCCTGCAACTTGAGTAAGTTTAAATGCCTTTACATACTTTGTAGACATTAAATGTGGTCCCGCACAAAGATCTGTAAATTCGCCATGTTTGTAGAATGATAATTTTGCGTCAACTGGTAGGTCTTCAATTAATTGAACTTTGAAATTTTCATCTCTTTCTTCCATAAAAGCAATAGCTTCATCTCTTTCAAGCTCGAATCTTTCTATTGGAAGATCTTCTTTAACAATCTTTTTCATTTCTACTTCGATTTGTTTAATTTCATCTGCTGAGAAAGAATCTTGTTTATCAAAATCATAGTAGAAACCCCCATCTATAGCAGGTCCGATGGCAAGTTTTGTACTAGGGAACAATCTCTTTACTGCTTGAGCTAAAATATGAGTAGCACTATGCCTAAAGGCTTTTTTACCTTCTTCGCTATCAAAAGTTAATATACTAACATCGCAGTCCTTAGTGATTTTATAACGTAAATCTACGATTTCATCATTAACCATTCCAGCACAAGCAACTCGTGCAAGGCCCTCACTAATATCTTTCGCAATTTCAATTACAGTCATTTCAGATTCATAAGTTTTAATTGAACCATCTTTTAATTTAATGTTTATCATATGTATTGCTCCTTTCTTTTATCTTATAGGGTTAAGTCATATTTGAGAAATAACACTAGCATAAATATTATGCGCAATTCTTTAAACCTATATTTTTATAAAACAAAAAAAACCCGTCCCAATTCTAATTATAGAATTGGGACGAGATTATAATTTCCCGCGGTTCCACCCAAATTGTTTATAAAATAAACCACTTAATAATTATAACGGAATTACCGGACTTTATTGAAGTCACTCAGAGGCAGTCTTCAGCCAATTTCATTTAAGAATACTTCCAGCTAAGGTATCCTTTCTCTGTAAATGTGCCATGGCTTACTTTTCTCTTCGTAGAATTAAATTATTATATTTATATTAATTATAGCACTTGCACTAAAGATGTCAAGGTAGCAAATAAAGTTATTTAGGCGTTTTCAACAAAATAAATAGTAGGTAAGATTTTCTATTTTACTACTTTAAATTGTGGTGGATAAGTATTTTCAGAGAGTACATCAAAGATGAAACCTTGATTTGTAAGACCCTCAATAATTTCAGGTAAGGCTTCAACTGTTGTGGTTTTTGGATTTAAATCATGCATTAATATAATGGCGTGTTTAGTCCGACTAGATTGAGTTAAAACTGATTCTATAATCTTATGTTTGTGCTGACAAAAAGCGGAAGCATCACTAGAATCAACATTCCAATCAAAGTATTTATAACCATCCTTATTCATTTCACTAATTACAGTGCTCATTATTTCCATGCCACCGTAACTGTGACTAATAGTATTATTAGAGCCACCAGGATATCTTAAAATATGACTAGGCTTTTTACCTGTAATTTCAGTAAGGAACGAATCTAATTTTTTTACGTCTTTTTTAAAATTATCTGGCGATGCATAAATACTATTATAATCATGACTGTAAGTGTGATTAGCTAAAGTGTGCCCATCGTCAGAAATTTGTTTATACAAAAATCTTGATTCAGGGTGACCATTTACAAAAAAAGTAGCCTTAATATTATATTTTTTTAGGACTTTTAAAATTTGTAAAGTGTTGCTAGATACCCCGTCATCGAAGGTTAAATAAGCTATTTTAGTATTATCTAATTTGGATTTATATAAGACTTCATCCTTTTTGATAGTACTTTCGAGGATCTTATTTTGTGATTTTAACTTCTTATTGTCCTCATGAATCTGAGCTATTTGATGCGACAATAAACTATGTTGATGTTCACTTGAAACTACGGTTACTTGGCTAACTGCGACTCCTAAAAACGAAGTAATGCATAAAGTAAAAATAGAAATTTTTACTATTAGGAATTTTAATGAGTGCTTTTTTTCTATGATTGAAATTCTCATAGTAATACCTTCCTTTTTTATATTCATGTACATATATTATCTATATCAGTTTGTAATAGGTTTAACGACATTTCAGAAGGAAGTCTCCAACTTCTATAAGTGGGAGTTACACCCCCCGAACAAACAGAGGACTTCAGTGGAAGTATAAAGCTCCTTCTGAAGTCGTTAATACTTCAGCTCCGAAGGAGATGATTTAAACCTATTAACTTTTTCTGAAACGCTAGAAGCTGTTTCAATCAATTGATAGTTTGTCTTTGTTAAAGTCTGATTTTCACCTTTTAGAGAATCAAATTCGATTCTTAAAGATTCAATTTTGAGTTTATTAGCATTTATTTTACTGTTATTAAAGAAATAAAAAAATATTGAATTTAAAAATAGGGCACTAACAAGCATTATGGAAATAATATTTTTCTTTTTCATTCTTACTCTCCTTCCTTGTAAAACTTACCAATCGACAATATTATACACTGCAATGTGTTATAACTCAACTTCTGCATTAATAAATAATGGATTTTTTTAATAAATAAGGTAATGTTTTTGCAGACAAAGTGGGGGACGGTTAACAATTATTAATATAATTGTTAACCGTTTTGTCAGGTTTCACGAGAAGTTTATTTTATGTAATGTTTCCCAATTGCATAAAAATGGACAATTTTCATAACAAATACATAAAACTGTGGTATATTTCTTAGGAAGTTATAAATTCTAAACAAATGAAGGGGATGTACTAATGAAGAATGCATTAAGAAATCTTGCAGTTATGATGATATTAATTTTTAATTCAAACGTAACTGTATTAGCTGTTGGACCAAATGCAGAGGTGCAGAAGAATGACTCATTATCTAAAATTGAAGGACAAAGAGAAAAAATCGAAATGAAAATAGAAGAATTTGATAATGAAATTCAACAAAACATGGCTAAAACAGAAGAGAATAAAGATAAAATATCTAAAACTGAAAAGGCAATTGAAAGTGCCGCAGTGGAGATTAATCAGGTCGAAAAAGAGTCTGAAAAAGAACAGAAGGTATTTAATAGTAGGATGAGAACCATGTACATAAACGGGTTTAATGGGTATGCGAGCATAATACTTGATTCAGAGAGTTTCGGTGATTTTGTATCAAGAGTAGAAAATATAAAAACCGTTATAGAATATGATAAAAAAGTAATGGATGAGTTTGAAGATACCAGAAAAGAATTAAATGAAAAACAGCAAAATTTAAACAAGACAAAGAAGGTATTATTGAGTTTACAAGTAGAAAATAAGCAGAAGTTAAATAAGATGATTGCAACTAAAGAATCACAAAACAAATTACTGGCTGAGCGAAATAGCAAGGAAAATCTTCTTCCAGGAGGGACAAGCAATCCACAAATATTAGCAACTAAAAACATAACAAAAGCAAAGGAAGCATCACCTAAATTTACACCTTCAAGAGGCGCAGCTACTCCATCAAGTAATGCTGTAATAGCCTATGCTTCTAACTTTCTTGGCACACCATATTTATGGGGCGGTTCATCGCCAGCGGGATTTGATTGCTCAGGATTTACGCAATATGTATATGCACATTTTGGAGTATCCATAGGAAGGACAACCTTTGATCAGATAAATGATGGCGTACAAGTGTCTAGAAATAGCCTTCAATCCGGAGATTTGGTGTTGTTTGGAAGCGTTGGTAATCCCCATCATGTAGGTATATATGTAGGGAATAATACATATATACATGCTCCTAGTACAGGAGATGTGGTTAAAGTTTCAGCTATGACAAGATCAGATTTTATATCAGCTAGACGAGTGAAATAGAAAATACATAATTAAAAATAGTAAAGCATAAAATTTCTACTTTGTGACGTGCAAACGAAAGAGAATTTTATGTTTACCATACAACATAGTGGGGACGGTTAACAATTATTAGTTATAATTGTTAACCGTTTTTGAAGTTTTACGAGGAGTTTATTTTCACAAAATAATTCCAAATTGATAATCTTCACAACAACTACATAAGTTTTTGATAAATTTTTTCTATGATTATAATTTACTTTATCATATTACAAATCTTAGTATCCATGATTACTAATAGCTCTTTATTAACCTTTGAATAGGATGAATATTGAATTTATGGATTTTTAAAGACATTTTATTTGGATATCTTTATATTAGGATGAGTTTCGGTTATCATAGTAATAACAGCATTAGACAATTGATTTTTTCTTGCAGAATTTCACTTTCATATTATAATTCCTTTATATATCGATTATGCTAAACCTTAGGGGAATATAATAATGATCGGAATTTAATTTAAACAAGTAGGGACGGTTAACAATTATTTGTCTTTTAATTGAAGAAATAAGTGGGGACGGTTAACAACCTTTTAGCTTTTATAATATAAAAATGTGTAACTATCAACTATTAGGATTAAAGAAGGGGTAATTAAACATGGATAATATATTGATTATTGAAGATGAAGAAAAGGTTTCAGAAATATTAAAAGCATATCTTGAAAAAGAAGGCTATAGAGTACATTGCACCACAAAGGGACTGGAAGGCATAAAACTTTTCGAAAAAATTGAATTCAGATTAGTTATTTTGGATCTAATGCTACCGGACATATCTGGCGAAGAGGTGTGCGGTGTGCTAAGAAAGATTTCTGAAGTGCATATATTTATGCTTACGGCAAAGGGTACATTAGAAGATAGAATACAAGGATTAAACCTTGGAGCAGATGAGTATCTTGTTAAGCCTTTCAGCCCGCGAGAACTAACAGCAAGAGTAAATGCTTTATTTAGAAGGATTAATGTAAATAAGTTTGAAACAAAAGTTTATAATAATGGAGATTTAGAAATTAATTATGACAAAAGGATAATTAAGGTACGCGGGACAGAAATAGCTCTTACACCAAATGAATTTGACATAGTGCATATTCTTTCATCTAACAGGGGAAAAGTATTCACAAGAGAGCAGCTTATTGAGAGAATAATGGGAATAGATTTTCAAGGTTTTGATAGAACGATAGATGTACACATTAAAAATATACGTAAAAAAATAGAAGAAGACAGTAGAAATCCTAAATATGTAATAACCGTAACTAGAATTGGTTATAAATTTGGTGGTGATTAATTTATGAGAATTATAAACTTTATGCGAAGTATAAAATTTACGCAAAGCATAAGAAAAAGGTTAAGTATTATTTTGGTATGCACCTCTATATTAGCGCTTTTTTTGTCTACACTTTTGGTGAATATAACAATATCAAGAACCTTCAACAGGTACTTAGTCGAAATACAAAATAAGAGGGATATTAGAATAGTAAAATATTTAGAAGAAGTATATAAAAAAAATGGTAAGTGGTCAGAAACTTCAGGAATAGAAATTATGCATGAAGCCTATATGAGTAGATACTGCCTTACTCTTAAGGATGAAAATAAAAAAGCCGTTTGGGGAATGAACGCTAATGACATAGTTAACAATACTAATATCACTATGCACGTCAAAAATGAAGGGGTTTATACTACAAGTACCTTTGAAATAAAATCTAAGGACAAGATTGTAGGATACATAGAAATAGGGCAATACGCACCAGTTCTATTATCCAAAGAAGATGTGGATTTTAAACTCTCAATAAATAAGAGTATTATTTTAAGTGTCGTACTTTCAATTTTAATAACAATATTAATTAGTCTTTTTATTTCGAAGCAATTCTCTACTCCGCTTAGGCAAGTTTCAAAGATTTCAGTCAATCTTTCAAATGGAAACTATAATGCAAGGGCAAATGATAAGAGTAGCATTTTAGAACTTGAAGATTTAAGAAATAGCATAAATACACTTGGAGAAAAGCTTCAGCATCAGGATGTCCTTAGAAAGAGGTTAATATCAGATATATCTCATGAAGTCAGAACGCCTCTTAATATTTTACAAAATAATTTTGAAGCTATGATTGATGGTATTTTCCCCGTAGATAATGAAAGATTGACTTATCTTAATGAAGAAGTTATTAGATTTGGAAAGCTTATAGACAACTTAAATGCATTAAAAGAGGTTGAAGGAGAAGAAATAGCATTAAACACGGAGAAAATTTCTTTGAAAGATATCCTTTCTTCAGTTGTAAAAGAATTTGAATTAATAACAGAAAATAAGAATATTAACATGACCTTAGAGTTAAACACAAGTAAACAATGCAACATTTTAGGAGACAGAGATAAAATAAAACAGGTAATTATTAACTTGCTTTCAAATGCAGTTAAATTTACTCCCAAGCAGGGGAAAATTGATATTGCTTTAAAAGAAGCTGATGAAAAAGTAATATTAAAAATAGAAGATACAGGCATTGGTATTAAGGAAGAAGACTTACCTTATATATTCGAAAGGCTCTATAGGGGAGATAAAAGTAGACATGAAATGGAAGGCTCAGGGATAGGTCTCACTATTGTACGCAATATATTAACCATTCATAAAGCAAATATAGAAGTGGAAAGTAAAGAAGGCGCGGGTTGCGTTGTAACTGTAAAATTTAATGGGGCTTTGTGGTTAACCTCAAGAAAATAAAAAGTGGGGACGGTTAACAAACAATTAAACAAATGGTGAAATAGATAGGGACGGTTAACGAGTAATGAAAAGATGCATGTTTAAAAAAACATGTATTTTTTCATTGCTCAGCATATTTAAGAGAACTTGTTTTAATAATTTTATCTTATACATTAATAGAAGATCATATTTATGTATGCTTGTCCAAGTATATTTGAATAAAATAACCATATTTTATTCTCTGAAAAATTTTCGTTTATTACAAATGGCTAAGCATAGGATTTAATAAAATCACCTATAATATTTTCGTATTTTTCGTCTGTTCCAATTAATTCTATACCGATAGTGCTTAATTTTGATACTCTAGCCTGCGTAATGTTCCCAAGTGTGTTAGATATATCACAGGATTTAAAGTTGCAGAGGCTTCTCATTAGAACAACTGTTAACGCTTTTGCTTTTACAAGTTTTCTGCTGTACTTCATATAAAGATGAACCTTTGATACGTTTAGTTTTGACGCTATAAATTCGGCTATATCCTCTGGTTTAAAGTTCCTTATAAGTATTTTCCTATCACTTTTATACTCTGTTTTTTCATCTTCAAATTCAAAATCAATTTCTTCTTTCAGCTTTTCTTCGTTGTCTCTAAAAACAAGGTTATAGTAATTTTTCCTTGCAGTTTTAAGGCTATTTCCAAAAAGACTCATAATAAATCCATAATCAATTAATTTAAAAGAATCACGTCTTTTCCCTAAGAATATTGCTAGACTAGAAAATGCATATTTTTCAGGACAATCCTTATATTCCACTATGGCTGTAGGATTATTGTGTGTATATAGCGATAAGGTCTTTAAATACCTTTCATTAGCAACTATTATACTCTTAAACCTATCTCTAAAAAGATGACCTTCCCTTTTATGTTTTTTATTAAAATACATTGCATAAGAAAAATTTATTCCATGCATTACTTTTGATATGTCTGATCCGTTAGCATCAATTATTAAATGTAAATGGTTATTCATTAGGCAGTACCCATAAAGTTTAAAATCATATAGGATCTTATATTTTTTTATAAGGGATAAATACTTTTTCTTATCATCAGAATCCTTGAATAAATCTACCTCAGTGATACTTTTGCACATAATATGATATATAGATTGTTCACTTTTTAATCTAAAAGTTCTTGACATAAAAAATCATCCTTTCCCATAAGCTTTTCTTAAAATTATTGCCTATGGGTCAGGATGATATTCATATTCTAAAGTCAATAGTTTAAATAGTTGTTAACCGTCCCCGGTGTTGTGAACTTTTCTTTTTTTATTTTAAGTGACGATTTTAGCCTTAAACACATAATATAAAGCAAAGGCACATTAAAATAAATAACAAATCAGTATACGAGTCTATTCTAGCATAGTCTATTTTTCGTTATCTTTACTTGTTTTTTATTCTTGTGGGTCATAAGACAATATCAAGGCAGGTGAAAAAATGGAAACCTTAATAGTAAAACTAACAGAAATTGCAGTAGGGAAAAAAGTGCAAGTGGTAGAATTGCTCTCGGAAGGTTTATCAAGACAACGAATGCTGGATTTAGGGATAGTGCCAAACACCACTATCCACGTACTTAGGCAGAGTCCTTTTGGAGATCCAACGGCATATCTTATAAGAGATACTTGTATTGCACTGAGAGAAGAAGAAGCTCAAAATATTATAGTAAGAGACATAGAATTGTAGCTATTAGAATACAATGACTGTTAAATGTCATCTCAGGGCTAAATAGTTATAAATATAAATATTAATAGAGAAAGGAGAAAAAATGGGGCTAACTTACAGTTCTAGTAATAAGCAGGGATTAAAGGATCTTTTTAATGTAGAGAAATTAAAAGAAGAAGATTATGTCATTGCACTTGCAGGAAACCCAAACACGGGAAAGAGTACAGTGTTCAATGCACTGACTGGACTTCATCAGCATACAGGAAACTGGCCAGGGAAAACCGTTGTAAACTCTCAAGGGAAATATGGTCATAAAGGCACAGACTTTACTATTGTGGATTTGCCAGGCACTTATTCTCTTCTTGCAAGTTCTGTCGAAGAAATAGTAGCTAGAGACTTCATTTGCTTTGGAAAGCCAGACGTAACAGTGGTTGTTTTAGATGCCACGTGTATTGAGAGAAATTTAAACTTGCTTTTGCAGGTGATTGAGATTACTGATAAAGTAATAGCTTGTGTAAATATGATGGATGAGGCTAAAAGTAAAAACATAAGTGTAAATATAGAAGCTTTATCAAAGGAATTAGGTATACCGGTGGTGCCAACTACTGCAAGAAGTAATATAGGCATGAATATTTTAAAAGATACCATATATGATTTATGCACTAATAAAATTCATACCTGTCCCGTACAAATTCAATATCCTAAAAGTATTACGCAGCAGCAGCAACAGCTCACCCCAATGATTATCTCGATTTTTAAGGACAAAATTAATGCTAAATGGCTTGCATTAAGACTTCTAGATGGAGATGAATCACTTTTAAATTCTATAAGCAAATTTTTAGGTTATGACTTAAGAAGTAATTAATAGGGAGGTGTAATTGTTGAATCTAAAGGAAGACGCAAATATTAAGGAGGTTCTAAAAAAATCAAAACTTTTTAGAACACAAAACAATGAAAACATAAGAGACACCATTGTAGAAACTATTTATAAAACGGCGGAGGATATAACAAGAAAAACTGTTATAAAAGACACTGAAAGGTTATTGTCTCAGCAAAAAATTGATGACATAGTTACCTCTAAAAAAACGGGTATCCCAATAATGATACTACTGCTAGCAGTGATATTTTGGCTTACAATTCAGGGAGCAAATTATCCTTCACAGTTTTTGTCAAAATTCTTGTTTTGGATAGAAGCAAAGATCAGTTTATTCTTTATCTATATACAAGTTCCCCTTTGGCTAAATAACCTTTTAGTACTAGGAGTATACCGAACTTTCGCCTGGGTAGTAGCCGTAATGCTTCCACCTATGGCAATATTCTTTCCTATATTTACACTACTTGAAGATGCTGGATATCTGACTAGAATATGCTTTAATTTAGACCATTCTTTTAAAAAAGCTTGCTGTCATGGAAAACAAGCACTAACTATGTGTATGGGGTTTGGTTGCAATGCTGCCGGGGTAATAGCCTGCAGAATAATTGAGTCACCAAGAGAGAGGCTTATAGCCATTGTAACCAACAATTTTGTACCCTGTAATGGTAGATTCCCAACTCTTATAGCTCTATCAATGGTGTTTGTAGGAGTGAGTATAACGCCTGCTAGTAGGTCTGTTATAGCTGCACTGATGGTAGTGCTTTTAGTGCTTATAGGTATAGGGATTACATTACTAACATCCTATACATTATCAAAAACAATACTAAAAGGTATGCCCTCAAGCTTTACATTAGAGATGCCACCCTATAGAAAGCCTCAACTCGGAAGGGTATTATATACATCTATAATTGATAGAACCATGTTTGTGTTGGGAAGAGCTATAATGGTAGCTGTGCCCGCTGGTGCTATAACCTATATTCTTGGCAATGTCATGATTGGAGATATAAGTATACTAGCCCATGCAGCAAATTTTCTAAATCCCTTTGCGAATGCCATAGGTTTAGATGGCTTTATTTTGATAGCCTTTATTTTAGGATTTCCAGCAAATGAAATCGTGCTACCTATTCTTTTAATGGCATACTTATCTAAAGGATCCATGCTTCAATTTGAAAGTATAGATCAGCTTAGGGAGATTTTGCTAAACAATGGGTGGACATACTTAACACTCATAAACACAATGTTATTTTCACTATTGCACTTTCCGTGCGCCACAACAGTATGGACTATAAAAAAAGAAACCGGAAGTATAAAATGGACAATATTATCTGTATTAATGCCCACAGCCATTGCCATAATCATATGCTTTTGTACCACCAAAATTTATAGGATTTTCATGTAGTCAAAACAAAACCTTAAAACAAAACCTTAGGGACAGTTAACAACTAATTGAACTATAGCCTGGTCAAAACCAGAGGGACAGTTAACAACTAATTGAACATTAAACTGTCCCTCACAAATATATATGAAAAAAATAAAGACTTTTGTTTTAACAAATCTTGCGAATTTGCTAAAACAAAAGTCTTGTTCCAAGTAAATCTTGCACCAAACCGGGCGTAAGCCAGTATGTCGATTTGATGTATAAGGCAAAGCCTTACGAACTACTCCCTTTCATTTTAAAGTAAAGATTATATTGATAAATCACTAAAAGGGTACCGTTAATGACTTCAGAAGGATAAATAATTAATTAATGGTTATTAACTATTGTTGAAATAATAATAAGCACAATTGGATCCAAGGAGGAATTCATTCTGAAGTGCCATTAAGGTATCCTAATATATTATATGTGCAAAAGGATAAGTTGTTACAGATATTTATACTATATGTAAAATTTATCCTAAAAATTGTTATTAGCTGTTTAAAATGAATAGGAAGTAATGTATAATGTTATCAAATGGTAATTATTTGGAAGGTGGGAGTTAAAATGACTTATATAAAAAAATATGAAGAATGGTTAAATAATAAATATTTTGATGAAAAGACTCGAGAAGAATTAAGGGCAATATCAAAAGACAATAATGAAATTCAAGATAGGTTTTACATGGACTTAGAGTTTGGAACTGCAGGTCTAAGAGGAAAATTAGGTGCGGGACTTAATAGAATGAATTTATACATAATTTCAAGAGCAACGCAAGGGCTTGCGGATTATATTAAAGGTTATGGACAAGCATATATGGATAGAGGTGTAGCAATAGCTTATGATTGCAGACATTTTTCACTTGAATTTGCAGCTACAGCATCACAAGTTTTAGCAGC from the Clostridium sp. CM027 genome contains:
- the thrS gene encoding threonine--tRNA ligase, which gives rise to MINIKLKDGSIKTYESEMTVIEIAKDISEGLARVACAGMVNDEIVDLRYKITKDCDVSILTFDSEEGKKAFRHSATHILAQAVKRLFPSTKLAIGPAIDGGFYYDFDKQDSFSADEIKQIEVEMKKIVKEDLPIERFELERDEAIAFMEERDENFKVQLIEDLPVDAKLSFYKHGEFTDLCAGPHLMSTKYVKAFKLTQVAGAYWRGNEKNKMLSRIYGTAFTKKSDLDAHIEKMEDAKKRDHNKLGRELKFFTTSDVIGQGLPLLMPNGARVIQLLQRFVEDEEEKRGYVLTKTPLMAKSDLYKMSGHWDHYKDGMFVLGDESKNEEVMALRPMTCPFQFTIYNADQKSYRDLPIRYGETSTLFRNESSGEMHGLMRVRQFTISEGHLVVTPEQLEEEFKDVINLINYVMKTLGIENDITYRFSKWDPKNKDKYINNPEAWAETESKMKDILDHLGINYKTAIGEAAFYGPKLDLQFKNVHGKEDTIITVQIDFALPDRFDMTYIDKDGVKKRPYVIHRTSIGCYERTLAMLIEKYAGAFPTWLAPLQVKVLPISEKYHDYAEKVVAKLKESRIRSSADFRAEKIGYKIREARNERAPFLLIVGEKEAELNEVSVRSRKNGDEGATSLDSFISRIKEEIETKLL
- a CDS encoding polysaccharide deacetylase family protein translates to MNIKKEGITMRISIIEKKHSLKFLIVKISIFTLCITSFLGVAVSQVTVVSSEHQHSLLSHQIAQIHEDNKKLKSQNKILESTIKKDEVLYKSKLDNTKIAYLTFDDGVSSNTLQILKVLKKYNIKATFFVNGHPESRFLYKQISDDGHTLANHTYSHDYNSIYASPDNFKKDVKKLDSFLTEITGKKPSHILRYPGGSNNTISHSYGGMEIMSTVISEMNKDGYKYFDWNVDSSDASAFCQHKHKIIESVLTQSSRTKHAIILMHDLNPKTTTVEALPEIIEGLTNQGFIFDVLSENTYPPQFKVVK
- a CDS encoding NlpC/P60 family protein, producing MKNALRNLAVMMILIFNSNVTVLAVGPNAEVQKNDSLSKIEGQREKIEMKIEEFDNEIQQNMAKTEENKDKISKTEKAIESAAVEINQVEKESEKEQKVFNSRMRTMYINGFNGYASIILDSESFGDFVSRVENIKTVIEYDKKVMDEFEDTRKELNEKQQNLNKTKKVLLSLQVENKQKLNKMIATKESQNKLLAERNSKENLLPGGTSNPQILATKNITKAKEASPKFTPSRGAATPSSNAVIAYASNFLGTPYLWGGSSPAGFDCSGFTQYVYAHFGVSIGRTTFDQINDGVQVSRNSLQSGDLVLFGSVGNPHHVGIYVGNNTYIHAPSTGDVVKVSAMTRSDFISARRVK
- a CDS encoding response regulator transcription factor — its product is MDNILIIEDEEKVSEILKAYLEKEGYRVHCTTKGLEGIKLFEKIEFRLVILDLMLPDISGEEVCGVLRKISEVHIFMLTAKGTLEDRIQGLNLGADEYLVKPFSPRELTARVNALFRRINVNKFETKVYNNGDLEINYDKRIIKVRGTEIALTPNEFDIVHILSSNRGKVFTREQLIERIMGIDFQGFDRTIDVHIKNIRKKIEEDSRNPKYVITVTRIGYKFGGD
- a CDS encoding cell wall metabolism sensor histidine kinase WalK gives rise to the protein MRIINFMRSIKFTQSIRKRLSIILVCTSILALFLSTLLVNITISRTFNRYLVEIQNKRDIRIVKYLEEVYKKNGKWSETSGIEIMHEAYMSRYCLTLKDENKKAVWGMNANDIVNNTNITMHVKNEGVYTTSTFEIKSKDKIVGYIEIGQYAPVLLSKEDVDFKLSINKSIILSVVLSILITILISLFISKQFSTPLRQVSKISVNLSNGNYNARANDKSSILELEDLRNSINTLGEKLQHQDVLRKRLISDISHEVRTPLNILQNNFEAMIDGIFPVDNERLTYLNEEVIRFGKLIDNLNALKEVEGEEIALNTEKISLKDILSSVVKEFELITENKNINMTLELNTSKQCNILGDRDKIKQVIINLLSNAVKFTPKQGKIDIALKEADEKVILKIEDTGIGIKEEDLPYIFERLYRGDKSRHEMEGSGIGLTIVRNILTIHKANIEVESKEGAGCVVTVKFNGALWLTSRK
- a CDS encoding transposase, whose protein sequence is MSRTFRLKSEQSIYHIMCKSITEVDLFKDSDDKKKYLSLIKKYKILYDFKLYGYCLMNNHLHLIIDANGSDISKVMHGINFSYAMYFNKKHKREGHLFRDRFKSIIVANERYLKTLSLYTHNNPTAIVEYKDCPEKYAFSSLAIFLGKRRDSFKLIDYGFIMSLFGNSLKTARKNYYNLVFRDNEEKLKEEIDFEFEDEKTEYKSDRKILIRNFKPEDIAEFIASKLNVSKVHLYMKYSRKLVKAKALTVVLMRSLCNFKSCDISNTLGNITQARVSKLSTIGIELIGTDEKYENIIGDFIKSYA
- a CDS encoding FeoA family protein translates to METLIVKLTEIAVGKKVQVVELLSEGLSRQRMLDLGIVPNTTIHVLRQSPFGDPTAYLIRDTCIALREEEAQNIIVRDIEL
- a CDS encoding FeoB small GTPase domain-containing protein, which encodes MGLTYSSSNKQGLKDLFNVEKLKEEDYVIALAGNPNTGKSTVFNALTGLHQHTGNWPGKTVVNSQGKYGHKGTDFTIVDLPGTYSLLASSVEEIVARDFICFGKPDVTVVVLDATCIERNLNLLLQVIEITDKVIACVNMMDEAKSKNISVNIEALSKELGIPVVPTTARSNIGMNILKDTIYDLCTNKIHTCPVQIQYPKSITQQQQQLTPMIISIFKDKINAKWLALRLLDGDESLLNSISKFLGYDLRSN
- a CDS encoding nucleoside recognition domain-containing protein, translating into MNLKEDANIKEVLKKSKLFRTQNNENIRDTIVETIYKTAEDITRKTVIKDTERLLSQQKIDDIVTSKKTGIPIMILLLAVIFWLTIQGANYPSQFLSKFLFWIEAKISLFFIYIQVPLWLNNLLVLGVYRTFAWVVAVMLPPMAIFFPIFTLLEDAGYLTRICFNLDHSFKKACCHGKQALTMCMGFGCNAAGVIACRIIESPRERLIAIVTNNFVPCNGRFPTLIALSMVFVGVSITPASRSVIAALMVVLLVLIGIGITLLTSYTLSKTILKGMPSSFTLEMPPYRKPQLGRVLYTSIIDRTMFVLGRAIMVAVPAGAITYILGNVMIGDISILAHAANFLNPFANAIGLDGFILIAFILGFPANEIVLPILLMAYLSKGSMLQFESIDQLREILLNNGWTYLTLINTMLFSLLHFPCATTVWTIKKETGSIKWTILSVLMPTAIAIIICFCTTKIYRIFM